A genomic region of Cydia amplana chromosome 27, ilCydAmpl1.1, whole genome shotgun sequence contains the following coding sequences:
- the LOC134660589 gene encoding carboxylesterase 4A-like, whose translation MVYIHGGSFLSGSGNDALYGPKFIVQQDVVLVTLNYRLEVLGFLSLNTSEVPGNAGMKDQVAALQWIKENIASFGGDPDNITIFGESSGACSVSHHILSPMTTGLFHKVIAQSGTSVHDWAIGEDSKNRAFRVGQVLGKDTNDTTELLEFLRTVPAANLTNLTIATYTDDEKYRGQPEKFLPVVENIFDGVEAFLCENPLDILQSETIRNVPLMLGFNSAEAILMIADRLANLDIYNNNTSYDVPREIAEKLTEEQINDMGKRIRTFYIGDREYTASDYKEIVTMLSDVHFIYDVHRFTYLYSKHSSPIYMYRFSFDTDLNFIKSMYSTGLELEGACHGDDVFYMFSSSYTKDAYESQETLQNYVTNVTKLWTDFAKTSNPTPENSTEPTWPLYTTVNKEYLDINVQSTAGNFSDKASVEFWDGLYCEAGLPCIGNN comes from the exons ATGGTCTACATCCACGGAGGATCCTTCTTATCTGGATCAGGAAACGATGCCCTGTACGGGCCAAAGTTCATCGTTCAACAGGACGTTGTCCTGGTCACTTTGAACTACAGACTTGAAGTTCTCGGTTTCTTAAGTCTGAATACCTCCGAGGTTCCTGGCAATGCTGGTATGAAGGATCAAGTTGCTGCGTTGCAGTGGATAAAGGAGAATATAGCAAGTTTTGGAGGAGATCCCGATAATATTACGATTTTTGGTGAGAGTTCCGGGGCTTGCTCTGTCAGTCATCATATTCTGTCGCCGATGACTACGGGACTGTTCCATAAAGTTATCGCGCAGAGTGGTACCAGTGTCCATGATTGGGCGATAGGTGAAGATAGCAAGAACAGAGCGTTTAGAGTTGGACAAGTTTTAGGAAAAGACACGAATGATACCACTGAGCTGCTTGAGTTTTTAAGAACTGTACCAGCAGCGAATTTAACTAATTTGACAATTGCTACTTATACAGACGATGAAAAGTATAGAGGACAACCTGAGAAATTTTTGCCTGTTGTCGAAAATATATTTGATGGTGTCGAAGCTTTTCTATGCGAAAACCCTTTGGATATTCTTCAATCGGAAACAATTCGCAATGTTCCATTGATGTTAGGATTTAACTCCGCTGAAGCCATTCTTATGATTGCAGATCGCTTAGCAAATTtagacatttataataataatacatcctACGACGTACCTAGAGAGATCGCCGAAAAATTAACCGAAGAGCAAATTAATGATATGGGCAAAAGAATAAGGACATTTTATATTGGTGACAGAGAATATACAGCGAGCGATTATAAGGAGATTGTCACAATGTTGTCTGATGTGCATTTTATATACGACGTGCATAGATTTACCTACTTGTATTCTAAACACAGCAGTCCCATTTATATGTACAGGTTCAGTTTCGATACTGACCTTAATTTTATAAAGAGTATGTATAGTACGGGTTTGGAATTGGAAGGAGCTTGTCACGGAGATGAtgtattttatatgttttctagTAGTTATACCAAAGATGCTTACGAATCGCAAGAAACGTTGCAGAATTACGTGACGAATGTGACTAAATTATGGACGGATTTTGCTAAAACCAG caACCCGACTCCAGAAAACTCCACCGAACCAACATGGCCGTTATACACGACAGTGAACAAGGAATACTTAGACATCAACGTACAGTCGACGGCGGGTAACTTCTCGGACAAGGCGAGCGTGGAATTTTGGGACGGCCTGTATTGTGAGGCTGGCTTGCCATGCATTGGGAATaactaa